One Cryptomeria japonica chromosome 9, Sugi_1.0, whole genome shotgun sequence genomic window carries:
- the LOC131058261 gene encoding uncharacterized protein LOC131058261, translating into MGICISVEANDVYAEPTANVILMDGGIQKFSDPVKVEEILKNNPVHFVCSSDGLYIGKFISELLPHQELQLGQLYFVLPRKKLEFVLSEKDMASLLLKANDAISQILSPKFGGKVHPLFNMDPYSGEEEECSSPTSPSSSSSLCCVKGVRSGRKE; encoded by the coding sequence atGGGAATTTGCATTTCTGTTGAGGCTAATGATGTCTATGCAGAACCGACTGCAAACGTTATCTTAATGGACGGGGGCATTCAGAAATTCTCAGATCCGGTCAAGGTTGAAGAGATATTGAAAAATAATCCGGTTCATTTTGTTTGTAGTTCTGATGGTCTTTACATTGGGAAATTTATATCAGAGCTTCTTCCTCATCAAGAACTGCAGCTTGGGCAGCTGTATTTTGTTCTTCCTCGAAAGAAATTAGAGTTTGTTTTGAGTGAGAAGGACATGGCTTCTCTTCTTTTAAAGGCTAATGATGCAATATCACAAATTCTCTCTCCCAAATTTGGAGGAAAAGTGCATCCACTGTTTAACATGGATCCCTATTCTGGTGAAGAGGAGGAATGTTCATCACcaacatcaccatcatcatcttcttctctgtGTTGTGTTAAGGGAGTCCGATCGGGTAGAAAAGAGTAG